A stretch of Prunus dulcis chromosome 6, ALMONDv2, whole genome shotgun sequence DNA encodes these proteins:
- the LOC117631481 gene encoding MICOS complex subunit Mic60, with product MFRRSILQISCRRGLRKIPRSISSQHISIFLRREFSAAASKTAPQQPGGAGSLPPPPPENGGSSAKVFLGSAVVGAGLVGAYKTGYLDLIFGAKEKSDLHKEAGIGVEEKLVEEEKQDEEKAGNFEEKIETHSDVAHVEGLSGRDGEEHSQVDDNKSESDITSEKALPEFSPNANLGLSSEGNVDAKSTEEKTSVEINEEVQTSPIVSQTNADQQQENEVKTLPHQQDITEDKAQVALGNNEEPSGSLLKTYNLSDEANESIATNSNNENDQVSKEKEDLVDAIEGLNDAYISKDGKLVLDFLQAIHAAEKRQAELDARVYSEEKRTLKEKYEKKLKDAGARELMLAEKAAMLDKELKRERAKAAAALKSLQEKLEEEFKTELEHKENEEEMKLKKVEELAKAELAAAIASEKTSQIEKMAEANLHINALCVAFYARSEEARQTHSAHKLALGALALEDALSKGLPIQTEIEALHTYLEGIDKDSILDLVLSSLPEETRRNGTDTLLQLNQKFDALKGTVRHLSLIPLGGGGILAHSLAHIASWLKVKEVDQSGDGIESIINKVESCLADGKIAEAAEALEEGVKGTQATEVVREWVKRARNRAITDQALTLLQSYATSISVT from the exons ATGTTTCGAAG ATCAATTTTGCAAATTTCGTGTCGTCGTGGACTCAGGAAGATTCCGAGGTCGATTTCAAGTCAG CACATTTCAATATTTCTGAGAAGGGAATTCTCCGCCGCAGCGTCCAAAACTGCGCCCCAGCAACCTGGTGGTGCAGGCAGTttgccgccgccgccgccggAGAACGGCGGTTCGAGCGCCAAAGTTTTCCTTGGAAGTGCTGTTGTTGGTGCTGGGCTTGTGGGAGCTTACAAAACTGGGTATCTAGACCTGATTTTCGGTGCAAAAGAGAAGAGTGATTTGCATAAGGAAGCTGGGATTGGTGTGGAGGAAAAACttgtggaagaagaaaagcaggATGAAGAAAAAGCTGGCAATTTTGAGGAGAAGATTGAAACTCATTCAGATGTTGCTCATGTTGAGGGTTTGAGTGGAAGAGATGGTGAAGAACATTCTCAGGTGGATGATAATAAATCTGAGAGTGACATAACAAGTGAGAAAGCTTTGCCTGAGTTTTCCCCAAATGCAAATCTTGGGTTATCATCTGAAGGGAATGTAGATGCGAAGAGTACAGAGGAAAAAACTAGTGTGGAGATAAATGAGGAGGTACAAACATCGCCAATAGTTTCGCAGACTAATGCAGATCAGCAGCAAGAAAATGAAGTGAAAACATTGCCGCATCAACAGGATATCACAGAAGACAAGGCACAG GTTGCATTAGGTAATAATGAAGAACCATCCGGTTCTCTTCTCAAGACATATAATCTGAGCGATGAGGCTAATGAAAGCATCGCAACCAACTCTAACAATGAAAACGATCAAGTttctaaagaaaaagag GATCTCGTTGATGCAATTGAAGGGTTGAATGATGCTTACATATCCAAAGATGGAAAGCTAGTTCTTGACTTCTTACAAGCCATTCATGCTGCTGAAAAAAGGCAAGCTGAGTTAGACGCTCGTGTTTATTCTGAAGAAAAGAGAACGTTAAAG GAGAAGTATGAAAAGAAACTAAAGGATGCTGGGGCCAGGGAACTCATGCTTGCAGAAAAGGCAGCAATGCTAGACAAG gaattaaagagagaaagagcaaAAGCAGCTGCTGCACTCAAGTCACTTCAAGAAAAGCTTGAAGAGGAGTTTAAGACAGAACTTGAGCACAAG gaaaatgaagaagaaatgaagttgaaaaagGTTGAGGAATTAGCAAAAGCAGAACTGGCAGCAGCCATTGCAAGTGAGAAGACAAGCCAGATTGAGAAAATGGCAGAAGCAAATCTTCAT ATAAATGCCTTGTGTGTGGCATTCTATGCAAGATCTGAAGAAGCTCGTCAGACTCACTCTGCTCACAAGCTTGCTTTg GGAGCACTTGCACTAGAAGATGCACTTTCAAAAGGATTACCAATCCAGACAGAAATAGAGGCTTTGCACACTTATCTTGAAGGCATTGATAAAGATTCAATTTTAGATTTGGTCCTATCATCTCTTCCTGAGGAAACACGAAGGAATGGCACAGATACCTTACTGCAATTGAATCAGAAG TTTGATGCCTTGAAAGGGACAGTACGGCACCTGAGCTTAATCCCTCTTGGTGGTGGCGGCATTTTGGCACATTCCTTGGCACATATAGCATCCTGGTTGAAG GTAAAGGAAGTTGACCAATCTGGGGATGGAATTGAATCCATCATCAACAAGGTGGAGTCCTGCCTTGCTGACGGGAAAATAGCTGAAGCAGCAGAGGCACTTGAAGAGGGCGTGAAAGGCACCCAAGCAACAGAAGTAGTGCGCGAATGGGTGAAGCGTGCTAGGAATAGGGCTATCACAGACCAAGCTCTTACACTTCTCCAATCATATGCTACTTCTATCAGTGTCACATAA
- the LOC117631247 gene encoding ribosome biogenesis protein TSR3 homolog encodes MGNNKRFKNHKPHRGQSSRTNNHLPHEGDSLPSDQATEEEPTGPKIQLAMWDFGQCDAKKCTGRKLSRFGFLKELRVSNGFGGIVLSPVGTLCVSREDYSLIQRKGLAVVDCSWARLDDVPFVKLRCTAPRLLPWLVAANPVNYGRPCQLSCVEALSAALFICGEEETANLLLGKFKWGHGFLSLNRELLKAYSKCENSADIISVQNDWLSQNSQLPKVPAEVKGADESSLREDEGSYDSDDGLPPLERNMNHLDIQESDDESE; translated from the exons atgggtAACAACAAGCGGTTCAAGAACCACAAGCCCCATCGTGGACAATCTAGTCGGACCAATAACCATCTTCCACA tgaAGGTGATTCCCTACCATCTGATCAAG CTACGGAAGAGGAGCCAACGGGTCCCAAAATCCAGCTTGCAATGTGG GATTTTGGCCAATGTGATGCAAAAAAGTGCACAGGACGCAAGCTTTCAAGATTTGGGTTTTTGAAA GAATTGCGTGTCAGTAATGGTTTTGGAGGAATTGTTTTGAG TCCAGTTGGGACGCTTTGTGTCTCAAGAGAAGATTATAGCTTAATCCAGAGAAAAGGATTAGCTGTTGTGGATTGCTCTTGGGCACGCTTGGATGATGTACCGTTTGTGAAGCTGCGTTGCACTGCTCCTCGCCTCT TGCCTTGGCTTGTAGCAGCAAATCCGGTAAATTATGGTCGACCCTGTCAACTATCTTGTGTGGAGGCATTATCTGCAGCTTTATTCATATG TGGGGAAGAAGAAACTGCAAATTTGTTGCTTGGAAAGTTCAAATGGGGTCATGGTTTCCTGTCCCTCAACAG GGAACTTCTAAAGGCATACTCTAAATGTGAAAATAGTGCTGATATTATTTCAGTCCAAAATGATTGGCTTTCACAAAATAGTCAACTTCCAAAGGTTCCTGCAGAGGTGAAAG GAGCGGACGAGTCATCGCTCAGAGAAGATGAGGGCTCTTATGATTCCGACGATGGACTTCCACCACTGGAAAGGAATATGAATCATTTAGACATACAGGAAAGTGATGATGAAAGTGAGTAA
- the LOC117629509 gene encoding nuclear speckle splicing regulatory protein 1-like has product MSRYGLNLRPQQKKQPTRPPLPKPLGFGDDDDNDVEKEISRHASKNKSLKDIEEQQRKALEQDPSVFDYDGVYDEMKQKAIQPRAQDREERKPRYIQYLMKKAEERNREHEIVYERKLAKERTQEDHLYADKDKFVTSAYKRKLAEQAKWMEEERLRQLREEKDDVTKKKDLTDFYFNLGKNVAFGAEDAKSRKLAKQAELSKLEKHEDRPIAIASEPLESDGLKEGQLEKQVKMDKPEKHEDRAIASASELLDSPEVIEGHQEETLTISKSSVEPSDEKQASNTLAQDNSSVEQPPENQPKSNHHKRSEDALTAAKERYLARKRAKEQ; this is encoded by the coding sequence atgagtagGTATGGGTTGAACCTTAGGCCGCAGCAGAAGAAGCAGCCGACTAGGCCTCCCCTCCCTAAACCTCTCGGTTTTGGAGATGATGATGACAATGACGTTGAGAAAGAAATTTCTCGCCATGCTTCCAAGAACAAGTCTCTCAAGGATATTGAGGAGCAGCAGAGGAAGGCACTGGAGCAGGACCCATCGGTGTTCGACTACGATGGAGTTTATGACGAGATGAAACAGAAAGCTATCCAACCTCGTGCTCAAGATCGTGAAGAGAGAAAGCCAAGATATATTCAGTATCTAATGAAAAAAGCAGAAGAACGAAACCGAGAGCATGAAATAGTATATGAGAGAAAACTTGCTAAAGAGAGAACCCAAGAGGATCACCTCTATGCAGACAAGGACAAATTTGTTACAAGTGCttacaaaaggaaacttgcAGAGCAGGCAAAATGGATGGAGGAAGAACGACTGCGTCAACTTCGTGAGGAGAAAGATGATGTTACCAAGAAGAAAGACTTGACTGATTTTTACTTCAACCTTGGAAAAAATGTTGCTTTTGGGGCAGAAGATGCCAAGTCAAGGAAGCTAGCGAAGCAGGCTGAATTAAGCAAGCTAGAGAAACATGAAGACAGACCAATTGCTATAGCATCGGAGCCATTGGAGTCTGACGGTTTGAAAGAGGGGCAGCTAGAGAAGCAGGTCAAAATGGACAAGCCAGAGAAACATGAAGACAGAGCAATTGCTTCAGCATCGGAGCTACTAGATTCTCCAGAGGTGATAGAGGGGCATCAAGAGGAAACTTTAACTATTTCTAAAAGTAGTGTTGAGCCCTCTGATGAAAAGCAAGCTTCAAACACGTTGGCACAGGACAACTCGTCAGTTGAACAGCCACCAGAAAACCAACCAAAGAGTAACCATCATAAAAGAAGTGAAGATGCCCTAACTGCAGCGAAAGAACGCTATCTGGCGAGGAAAAGAGCTAAAGAACAGTGA
- the LOC117630702 gene encoding apoptotic chromatin condensation inducer in the nucleus has product MSSPYPILDNRPIDQWKVTELKEELKKRKLTTKGLKDDLIKRLDEAIRIERANNGLNGDPQPVVGVKVVEPRSGSRTPKSIGSGGRKRTEKVDVPVQIDNRAATLDQGNIQEGYILVDKDACAIVEEELGQSTTVETTVETSVTVTESVVTEEVVVVQDSQNTEANKGNGNSKPLLENEDPKPLLENEDPKPQLENEDPKPQLENEKPEPQLENVDLKPQLENEALKPQLEIEDLKPQLENEGLEPTAKDDMLGSSAPNYQVSEVSTLGSEVKYDSISTDSVSINETIELKDNIIADHVKLELDIVKPEMVDPSSSTVVPVSGDSHPMDVDEPLEDKASLGEKDDNITNADISKKNDNADLGYSEILNLERSSGDDSMEEDVLDSKQIDSKYSSDDVGDIGEKNEVPIVNEESRAGIVGDDIATDKNDVSVENKNHPALPAEKRKLNDQAAVGSNEPVKRRRWNSENLKVPELQSPLQTPSVTPKDTFQTPGLKRSFSRSNSTMSEDAPKERVVPPSQKPPTSSLRIDRFLRPFTLKAVQELLGKTGKVTDFWMDHIKTHCYVTYSSAEEALETRNAVYNLQWPPNGGRLLVAEFVDPQEVQTRVQIPQTPATPISSGPAVPVAPSTSQLQPSPRQPRQQQQQQLPPPPSLPPPPPLTAPSSARERLPLPPPPPIPEKLDTPIVTLDDLFRKTKSTPRIYYLPLSEEQVAEKLAAQGKNAKQ; this is encoded by the exons ATGTCATCACCATATCCAATTCTCGATAATCGACCAATTGATCAATGGAAGGTTACAGAGTTAAAAGAGGAGCTCAAGAAGCGGAAATTGACAACCAAGGGTTTGAAGGATGATTTGATAAAGCGTTTGGATGAAGCAATACGAATTGAAAGGGCAAATAATGGTCTTAATGGTGATCCCCAACCTGTTGTTGGGGTGAAAGTTGTAGAGCCACGTTCAGGTTCTAGAACACCTAAAAGTATTGGTTCTGGTGGACGTAAAAGGACTGAAAAAGTTGATGTTCCAGTTCAGATTGACAACCGCGCAGCAACCTTGGATCAAGGGAATATTCAAGAAGGTTATATTTTGGTGGATAAAGATGCATGTGCTATTGTTGAAGAGGAGCTGGGTCAATCAACTACTGTGGAAACCACTGTGGAAACCAGTGTTACGGTCACCGAGAGTGTGGTAACTGAGGAAGTAGTAGTTGTGCAAGATTCACAGAACACTGAAGCCAATAAGGGGAATGGGAATTCAAAGCCCCTACTGGAGAATGAGGACCCAAAGCCCCTGCTTGAGAATGAGGACCCAAAGCCCCAGCTTGAGAATGAGGATCCAAAGCCCCAGCTGGAGAATGAGAAACCAGAGCCCCAGCTGGAAAATGTTGATCTAAAGCCCCAGCTGGAGAATGAGGCTCTAAAGCCCCAGTTGGAGATTGAGGATCTAAAGCCCCAGCTGGAAAATGAGGGTTTAGAGCCTACAGCCAAGGATGACATGCTCGGCTCTTCTGCTCCGAACTACCAGGTATCTGAGGTCAGCACTTTAGGGTCTGAAGTAAAATATGATTCTATTTCTACTGATTCTGTCTCAATTAATGAAACGATTGAACTAAAGGATAATATAATTGCTGATCATGTCAAATTAGAATTAGATATTGTTAAGCCGGAGATGGTGGACCCATCATCCAGCACTGTTGTTCCAGTCAGTGGTGATTCACATCCAATGGATGTTGACGAGCCACTTGAGGACAAGGCATCTCTTGGAGAGAAAGATGACAACATTACAAATGCAGACATTAGCAAGAAAAATGATAATGCGGATTTGGGGTACTCAGAGATATTAAATTTAGAGAGAAGTTCTGGAGATGATTCTATGGAAGAAGATGTGTTGGACAGTAAACAAATTGATTCAAAATATAGTTCTGACGATGTGGGAGATATTGGTGAGAAAAATGAAGTTCCTATTGTGAATGAGGAAAGTCGTGCTGGTATTGTGGGAGATGATATTGCCACAGACAAAAATGATGTAAGTGTTGAGAACAAGAATCATCCAGCTCTTCCTGCTGAGAAAAGAAAGCTTAATG ATCAGGCAGCAGTTGGAAGCAATGAGCCTGTAAAGAGGCGCAGGTGGAACTCTGAAAACCTTAAAGTTCCAGAGCTGCAAAGCCCTCTTCAAACACCTTCAGTCACACCCAAGGATACTTTCCAGACCCCCGGTTTGAAGCGTAGCTTTTCAAGATCGAACTCTACAATGAGTGAGGATGCCCCCAAGGAACGTGTTG TTCCACCATCGCAGAAGCCTCCAACTAGTTCCCTTAGAATTGATCGTTTTCTGCGACCTTTCACCTTGAAAGCTGTGCAAGAACTTTTAGGCAAAACTGGGAAGGTTACTGATTTCTGGATGGACCACATCAAGACTCATTGCTATGTTACT TATTCATCAGCGGAAGAAGCCTTGGAGACACGGAATGCTGTGTATAACCTACAGTGGCCTCCCAACGGTGGGCGCCTTTTAGTGGCCGAGTTTGTTGATCCCCAGGAAGTGCAAACACGGGTTCAGATTCCTCAGACTCCTGCTACACCCATCAGTAGCGGTCCTGCTGTTCCTGTTGCCCCATCCACCTCACAGCTGCAGCCCTCACCCCGTCAACCtaggcagcagcagcagcagcagcttccGCCACCTCCTTCTCTTCCACCTCCGCCACCTTTGACTGCCCCTTCCTCAGCAAGAGAACGGCTTCCTTTGCCTCCCCCACCTCCTATACCGGAGAAACTTGATACACCGATTGTCACTTTGGACGATCTC
- the LOC117631482 gene encoding DNA-directed RNA polymerases II and V subunit 8A-like yields MVDFLFDDIFTIEKVDPDGKKFDKVSRIVAQSEKHGVSLILDVNTEIYPMHEKDKFLMVLSPTLNWGGAPVAGKQGQVEQKSLADKFDYIMHGLLYKMSTEKGKSEYSKEGVKVEVYASFGGLQMMLKGDPTNCTKFKIDQNMFLLIRKLI; encoded by the exons ATGGTTGATTTCCTCTTTGATGATATTTTTACCATTGAGAAAGTGGATCCAGATGGCAAAAAATTTGATAAAG TTTCCCGAATTGTAGCACAAAGTGAGAAGCATGGTGTGTCACTGATCCTAGATGTGAATACGGAGATATATCCGATGCATGAGAAGGATAAATTCTTGATGGTGCTGTCGCCCACACTTAACTGGGGCGGAGCACCTGTTGCTGGAAAACAGGGACAG GTTGAGCAGAAATCTCTTGCAGACAAGTTTGATTATATAATGCATGGATTGCTGTATAAAATGTCAACAGAGAAAGGAAAATCAGAGTATTCAAAAGAAGGTGTCAAAGT GGAGGTATATGCTTCATTTGGTGGGCTTCAGATGATGCTGAAAGGAGATCCAACCAATTGTACTAAGTTTAAGATTGATCAGAACATGTTTTTGCTTATCAGGAAATTGATATGA